The Tautonia plasticadhaerens nucleotide sequence GGGCGGGATATCGGCCGCGGGTCCTGGCCCGGATCGCCCCTTCCGCGACGGTGACGGCGAAGCGAAGCTGGTCGTCGCCGAGGCCGAGCGGCCCCCGGAGCCGCCGCCGTCGCTCGGGCCAATCGCCGACGCCCTGGAGGTGCTCGACGAGGCGGACGCCCTCCTCCACCAGCCGGTCGCTCGGGACCGCGTCGAAGGCGAGTCCCAGCGCCGCCGCCTGCTCGGCGGCGACGACGGTCGAGGAGCAAATCATGTCGATTGCGTGATGAATGCCGATCAGCCGGGGGAGCCGCTGGGTGCCCCCCCAGGCCGGCAGCAGCCCGAGCGAGACCTCGGGCAGTCCGATCCTCGTCCCGGGCGACGCGGAGGCGATGCGGTCGTCCATCGCCAGGATCAGCTCGGTCCCGCCTCCCATGCAATTGCCGTCGATCAGCGCCACCGTCGGGAAGGGCAGCCGGGCGATCCGGTCGAGGAGCCGGTGGCCGAAGTCGATCACCTCGGCCACCCGGTCGCCCGTGGCCGAGGCGAGGGCGGCCAGCTCCTTGAGGTCGGCGCCGGCGATGAACTGGCCGGGCTTGCCGCTCCGGAAGAGCAGCCCGCGGAGGTCGGACCGACCTTCCAGGTGCTCGACGAGCCCGGCGAGCTCCAGGAGCGCCGCCCGGCCCAGCGTGTTGACCTTCTTGCCCGGCAGGTCGAACGTCAGCAGGGCGATCGACCCGTCGACCTGATCCAGTCGGAATGCGTTTCCCATGATCACTCCGAGGCTGAGGGTGCCGGGCCCCCGGTCGGCCGGGTGCCGCCGTCCTGCGGGTAGGGCATGCGGATCTCGTCCGCCTCGATGCCGTCGAGGGGCGCGTAGCCGCCTCGGGCGATCGCCTCGCCCAGCGTCGTGACGGCCCGATAGTCGTCGTCGCTCGGGCGGCGGCCGGTGTGGGCCCGCCTGAGTTCGCGGCAGAGCACGTCGGCCGCCGCCCGGACGAGCACGTCCTGCTGCCTCCCCGCCCAGAGGCTCGTGGCGAGGATCACCACCAGGCCCTGGACGCGACGCGACAGCTCCGCCATGCGGCACTGGCGGTCGGCCAGCCGGAGCTGGTGCCGGGCCATCGTCGCGCTGATCTCGAGGCGACTCCGGTGCAGCTCGTCCAGGGCGAACCGGGCGTGGGCGGCCAGGTTCGCCGGGAGGTCGGGGAGCGCCGTGCGGCGGCGGCGTCCGAGGTGCTGGCCGGCCCACCAGCCCGCGTAGGGGGCCAGGGCCCGTCGCATGGCCCAGGCGTGGGCCGGGTTCATCGGGTCCGGTGAGCGGATGCCGGCCTCCCGGACGGCCCGCCCGATGGGTTCGAAATAGGCCTTGCCGTGCTCCTTGATCAGCGACTTGAAGAAGGCGAGGCCGAGCATCTCCCCCTCGCCCTCGTAGATGCAGGGGGCGAGGTAGTCGTGGACGTTCTCGCCGAACCGGTGGCCGCGCAGGAAGGCCCGGCCGCCGTGGGTCTTCATGTCGAGCTCGATGGCGGCGTCCTTCTGGGCCTCGCTGCCGAAGATCTTGGCGACGATGCATTCCATCTCGCCGCGATATCCCTCGTCGAGCAGGCGGGCGCACCAGTCCACCAGCGCGTCGCAGCCGGCGATCAGGGCCGCCAACCGGCCGATCCGGCGGCGGACCAGCTCCCGGCCGGCGATCGGCTCGCCGTAGGTCCGGCGGAATCGCGCCCAGGGAACGAGGTCGGCCAGCATCTTGCGCATCGTGCCGGCGGCGGTGGCGCAGAGGGCCACCCGGCCGCGGTTCAGGCCGTGGTAGGCGATCGTCAGGCCGTCCCCCCGGGTCGGCCGGAGCAGGTTCTCCCCGGGGACCCGGAACGCGCGGAAGCGCAGGCCGTTATTGTGGGCCTGCCGGAGGGCGAAGATGCCGTACCGGACCAGTTGGAAATGCTCGTCCTCGCGGTCGGGCAGGTCGGCGATCATGACCGCCGGGCGGTCGTCGATCCGGCAGACGAGCCCGATCGTCCGCCCGGGGACCGCGTTGGTGATGAATAGCTTCTCGCCGTCGACGACGTAGTCGTCTCCGTCGGGCTCGGCCCGGGTCCGCAGCGCGGTGAGATCCGAGCCGGCGCCGGGCTCGGTCAGGGCGAACCCCGAGAGCCGGTCGCCCCGCGCCAGGGGGGGGAGGAGTCGTCGCCGCTGTTCGGGCGTGCCGAAGGCCCGGAGCGGGTCGACCGCCCCGATGCAGCCGTGGACCGAGGCCAGGCCGGCGATCATCGGCTCGAGGGTGCTCATGCGCGTCAAGAACCGGGCAAACGCGGCGAACGGCGCCCCGGTGCCGCCGTACTCGGGATCGATCAGCAGGCCCCAGTAGCCGACGGCGGCGAGGTCGTCCAATACGGCCCCGGCGATCTTCCCGTCCGGCCCCAGCAGGGTGCCGCCGCCCTTGTGGCGGCGGACCACCTCCAGCGATCGGTCCATCACCCGTTCGCATCGGGGCGACGCCCCCGGCTCCCCGGGGAGGAACAGGTCGATCGGCACGCCCCGATCCCAGACGACCCGGTGGATCGGGCTGTCGGCCGTGCGGTGGCCGGGCTCGAAGAGATCCTCGACCTGATCGTCGGCCCGGTCGATCGAGGCCGTCGATCGCGCCTCCTGGTCGCTCTTCCCGCCGAGCCGCAACGCCGATTCGACGAAGTTCGGGGCGTCGGGCCCGCTCTGCTCGGTCTCGGTCTTCATGGGGGGACTCCAGGCCGGATCAGGGGACGTCCCGCTCGAGCAACCAGTCCTCCAGGATGAGGTGGTGGACGAACGGCGCCCGCAGCACGGACGCCCCGGCGGGCAGCATCCGGGTCAGCCAGGTGTGCCGGCCCAGGCCGGGGATGACGGTGCGGCCCAGGCGTTCGAGCCGCCGGGCCCTCATGTGCTCGATGACGTTGTCGCCCAGCCGCTTGAACGTCGCCGGGATCAGCGTGGGATCCGGCCCGACGTGGACGACGAGCCGGATCCCCGAGGACAGCGTGTGATCGATCACGTCCCAGAGCCGCTGGGGGTGGTCGGTCCACTCCACCAGCAACTGGCGGCTGTTCCAGTGGGTATAGCTCGCCTCGCCGGTCACGCAGGAGACCAGCGGCAGCGAGGGCTCCCGGGTCCCCCCGGCGACGGAGTGCAGCGCGACGGCGGCCCGGTTCGGGATGCTCCGACGCCAGACCAGCGGGGTGTGCAGCGGGGGCCAGCGGTTCGGACGGCACCGGAGCGAGGCCTCGACCGACAGTTCGCCCGCCATCGCCCGGCCGAACCGCCCGACCGTGTCCCCCTGGCCGATCAGCAGCGCCGCGTTCGGCGACAGGAAGGCCGAGGGGCCGATCAGGCCACCGCCCTCGCCGCTGATCATCCGGCAGGTTCGCTCGACCTCCTCGAAGGGGAGGTCGGGCCCCCGGGTGAAGAGGATGCCCATGGTCGTCTCGGCGACCAGCGCCGCGGAGTCCTCGGCGAATCCGAGCAGGACCGGCAGGAGTTGATCCATCCGGTAGACCCCCGCCCCGATCAGCGCCGAGACCTCGCCGACGCTATAGCCGAAGCCGAGGCCGGCCCGGGCGAGGGGGACGCCGAAGAACTCCTCGAGCAGGCGGAGCTGGGCCACCTCGACGGCGACGATCGTCGCGGCGTCCTGGGCGTAGGTCGCCAGTGTCGAGGGCTCGCGGTCCCGGACCCGGCCGACGAGGTCGAGCTTCACCCCGAGCGCCTCGGAGCCGATCGCCGACGCCTCCTCCAGCACGGCCCGGAAGACCGGCCCGTAGGCGCGGTGCCCCAGCAGTTCGTGGCTCCGGCCCTGGTTCGACACGTCGTAGCCCCGGAAGGCGAACGCGGCGGTGGCGATCCGGTCCGCCGACAGGTCGCCCGCGTCTCCCCGGGGGATGAGCCGATGCCCCTCCGGCCCGGTCGGTCGCTCCGCCGGGAGCTCGCTCGGCCGGGTGCGGCGAATGATGCCGGCGAGCGCATCACGCCGGATGCCGTTCGATGGCCGGACACGCATTGTTATCCCGCCTTGTCAGGGCCCTTGGGATCACCCCGACGGATCGATCTGCGTCGCTCGGTCAGGACAGGACAGGACAGACGGAGAGCCGGGCCGGCAGGGCGGCCCGCGGCGAAGGGGATCGGGATTCCGTCGTCCGGCTCGGTTGCGGCGGATGGTGCTGCGACCGGGGACCGTCGGGCAGTCCCGATCGCAACAGGACGCGGGGAGAGCCCGGCAGGGCCCCCGACCTTATCGCGGGGACCGCCGATCCGCCCGGCTTCGATTCGAGTGCCCCCGGCCGCCGGTCATGACCCGTCCGGCGCTCGGCCAGCAATCTCGATGTCTGGATTATTCGCATCCATCCCGTCGAAGGAAAGGCGCAATCGCGTCGATCGCCGCGGGCGTCCCCGCCGCCCGATCGGGTGCCCGGCGTCGCCGTCCACCCCGGGCGGGGGCCCGCGATCGGGCCGTCCCGCCGGCGATCGGTTGCCCGATCACGGCCGATGACGCCGGGCTGACGGCGCGAGTCCCTCGGCGTCGAGGAGCCCGTCGATCCGTCCCAGGGCCTCGCGGAGCCCGGACGCCGCCGCCGGGGAGAGCCCCTCGCCTGTCGAGAGGTCGGTGGCCGGGACGGTGACCAGCCAGGCCCTCGGGGACGTGCCGAAGACCTCCCTGGCGAGCGCGAGCAGCCTCCGGGGGTCCCCCATGTGGCCGATCGGCAACGGGGATTCCGACGGGCGGATCGGGACGACCCGGATGCCGGCCCGGCCGTCGGCGAGCCGGGCGTCGACGAAGATCGCGACTCGGGCCGACGCGACCTGCTCGGCGAGTTCCGGGAGCAACTGGTGCGACGAGACGGCGACCACGCCCGGGACGCCCCGACGGGCGACCTCCTCGGCCGCCATCGGGCCGACGGCGTCGTCCCGCCGGAGGCGGTTGCCATAGCCGACGACGAGGATCGGGCCGGTCGCCGACGAAGGGGTCGCCATCAGTCTCGCCTCGCCTCGTCGAGGATCGAACCGTCCGGGCCGACGAGCCGGACGACCATCGGCATCTGGCCGAGGGCGTGGGTCGAGCAGCTGAGGCAGGGGTCGAAGGCGCGGATTCCCGCCTCCAGGCGGTTGAGCACCCCCTCGGGGATCGCCGGGCCCGAGATGTAGCGCCGGGCGATCTGGGCCACCGTCGCGTTCATCGCCAGGTTGTTCTGGCCGGTGGCGATGATCAGGTTCACCGACCGGACCAGGCCGTCCTCGTCCACCTCGTAGTGGTGGAACAGCGTCCCCCGCGGGGCCTCGCCCACGCCCACGCCCCCCGGGGCGTTGATGCCCGCCTCGGCCCTGAGGCGGCCGGCGCCGAGCCCGGGGTCGTCGATCAGCCGCTCGATGAGTTCGACGCCCGCCATGATTTCGATGAGCCGGGCATAGTGGTACCAGAACGACGACGAGACGATCCGGCCCCCTCGCTGTCGGTACTCGACCAGTTCCGCGTCGGCCAGGGGCGTGCCCATGCGCTCGCAGAGGTTCAGCCGGGCGAGCGGCCCCACGCGGTACATGCCGCCGGGATGCCCCAGGGGCCGGAAGTAGGGCGATTTCAGGTACGAATCGGGCTGCACCGCCTCGCCGATGAACTCCCGATACGCCCCGGCCTCGAATCCGTCGACCAGGACGGCCCCGTCGGCGTCGAGGACGCGGACCCGGCCGCCGTAATGTTCCCAGGCCCCGTCGGCGGCGACCAGGCCGAGGTACAGCGTGGGGAAATTCCCGAACGATGCCGTCTCATCCGAGAACGTGTCGATCAAACCCTTCATCCGGTCCAGCGCGTATCGGGCGGCCTCCTTCGCCTCGGGGAGCCTCGCCTTGATGTGCGCCCGCCCTTCGGACGACAGGGCGGAGCGGACCCCGCCGGGCACGCACCAGGAGGGATGGATCCGCTTCCCGCCGAGCAGCTCGATGATCTCCTGGCCGAACTGCCGCAGGCGGATGCCCCGCAGCGCGGCCTCCCGGTCGGCGACCGCCAAGCCGAGGAGGTTCCGACGCGACGGGTCGGCGTCGAAGCCGAGCAGGAGGTCGGGCCCGCTCAGGTGGAAGAAGCTCAGGGCGTGCGACTGCACGATCTGGGCGAGGTTCATGAGCCTTCGCAATTGCTCGGCCGCGGGGGGGACGGTGGCGGCGAGGATCGCGTCCCCCGCCCTGGCCGAGGCGATGAGGTGGCTCACCGGGCAGATCCCGCAGATCCGGGCCGTCAGCCCGGGCATCTCCCAGAGCGGCCTCCCCTCGCAGAATTTCTCGAAGCCCCGGAACTCGCCGACGTGGAACCGGGCGTCGGCGACCGAATGGTCATCGTTCAGGTGGATGCTGATCTTGGCGTGGCCCTCGATCCGGGTCACCGGGTCGATCAGGATTCGCTCGCCCATCGTCCCTCCCCTTCCTCGTCGGGCGATCGCGTGACGGCCACTCCGGCCTGGTCGGGCCGCCGTCGAGTTCGAGCGACCGCCGGCCGTAGCCGCCGAAGTGGAGGCCAAGCGTCCCCGGGTCGACCGGTTCCCCGGCGATCACCTTCTCCAGCACCGCCCGGATCGTCGGCCCCGAGGGCGGGCAACCCGGCAGGAACAGGTCGACGTCGACCACCGCGTGCACCGGCACGACCCGGTCGAGGAGCGTCGGCACGAGGTCGGGGTCCGACGGGATCGGTCCCGGCGGGTCGCAGTTCTCCAGGTAGGATCGCCCCAGCACCGCCGACGCCCCCCCCAGGACGTTCCGGATCGCCGACACGTTCCCCGTGACGGCACAGTCGCCGAGGGCGACGACCAGGCGGGTCCGACGCCGGATCGTCCGGATCAGCGCCAGGTGCTCCGCGTTGCAGACGGCCCCCTCGACCAGCACGAGGTCGACCCCCTCGGGATACACCTTGGTGTCGACCAGCGGGGGCGAGAAGACCAGGTCGGCGAGGTCGGCCAGATCCAGCAGGAATTCGTCCATGTCGAGGAATGACATGTGACACCCCGAGCAGCCGCCGAGCCAGGCCGTCGCCAGCCTCAGACGCCCCATCGCCCCTCCTCCCGGGCCGTGACCAGGTCGTGCAGCCTCTCGCGGTCGTGGATATTCTCGGCGACCGACGACCCCCGGTGGAACAGGGCGCCGGTCGGGCAGGCCATCACGCACTTGCCGCAGGAGGTGCAGGTGCCCGACTCCCCCCACGGCTGGTGCAGGTCCGTGATGACCCGGGACCTCGTCCCGCGCCCGGCGACGTCCCAGGTGTGGGCCCCCTCGATCTCGTCACAGACCCGGACGCATCGGGTGCAGAGGATGCAGCGGTTGTGGTCCAGGCCGTAGCGGTCGTGCGAGGCATCCACCTCGCAGGGCGGGTCGAGGTACTCGTAGCGGACGTGGTCCACCCCCAGCTCCATCGCCAGGTCCTGCAACTCGCAATCGCCGTTGGCCACGCAGACCGAACAGACGTGGTTCCGCTCGGCGAACAGCAGCTCCAGGATCATCCGGCGGTACTCCCGGAGGCGGTCGGTGGCCGTGCTGACCTCCATCCCCTCGGCGGCCCGGGTGACGCACGAGGGCACCAGGCGGCCGTCCACCTCCACCAGGCAGAGGCGGCAGGCGCCGACGGGGGTCAGTCCGTCGAGGTCGCAGAGCGTCGGGATCCGGACCCCGGCATCCCGGGCCGCATGGAGGATGGTCTGCCCCTCCCGGGCACTGATCAACGCGCCGTCGAGCGTCAGGGTCGTGACGGCCATGGGGTCACCTCGGGGTCGGTGCCCGGGCCCCGTCGCCATCCGGGCTGACGAGGCGAGACTCGTATTCGTGACGGAAGAACCGCAAGGTACTGAGCACCGGGTTCGGCGCCGCCTGGCCGAGCCCGCAGAGGCTGGCGTGCTTGACCAGGTCGCAGAGCGCCTCCAGCCGCCCCAGCTCCCCGGCCGGGGCGACCCCGCGTTCGATCCGGTCGAGCATCCGGTAGAGCTGCACGGTCCCGGCCCGGCAGGGGACGCACTTGCCGCACGACTCGTCCATGCAGAATTTCATGAAGAAGCGGGCGATGCCCACCATGTCGTCGTCCTGGTCCATCACGATCATGCCGCCGGAGCCCATGATCGAGCCGAGGGCCTTGAGCGCCTCGTATTCGACCGGCGTGTCGAACAACCCGCTCGGGATGCAGCCGCCCGAAGGCCCCCCGGTCTGCACCGCCTTCGTCGTCGACCCCTCGGGCGCACCCCCGCCGATCTGATCGACGATCGTCCGCAGCGGGAGGCCCATCGGCACCTCGACGAGCCCCGAGTTCCTCACCTTCCCCGCCAGGGCGAAGACCTTCGTCCCCTTGCTCCCCTCGGTCCCGATGGCGGAGAACCAATCGCTCCCCTCCCGGATGATGGCGGGGATGTTGGCGAACGTCTCGACGTTATTGATCAAGGTCGGGCACCCCCAGAGGCCCGACTCGGCCGGGTACGGCGGCCGGGGGCGGGGCTGGCCGCGACGGCCCTCGATGGACTGCATCAGCGCCGTCTCCTCGCCGCAGACGAAGGCGCCGGCACCGATCCTCAGGTCGACCCGGAAGTTGAACGGCGAGTCGAAGATCATGCTCCCCAGCAGGCCGAGCCGCCGGGCCTGGCGGATCGCCGTGTCGAGCCGGGCGATGGCGAGGGGGTACTCCCCCCGGACGTAGATGTAGCCCCGGTCGGCGCCCACGGCGAGGGCGGCGATCGCCATCCCTTCCAGCACCCGGTGCGGGTCGCTCTCCATGACGCTCCGGTCCATGAAGGCGCCGGGGTCCCCCTCGTCGGCGTTGCAGACGACATACTTCGGCCCCGGCGGCATCTTGGCGACGGTCGCCCACTTCAAGCCCGTCGGGTAGCCGGCGCCTCCCCGACCCCGGAGCCCGCTGCGGGTGACCTCGGCGATCATCCCCTCGGGCCCCAGTTCGTGCAAGGCGTGGTGCAGCGAGCGGTAGGCCCCGGCGGCGAGGGACGACTCGATCCGCTCGGGCTCGACGACGCCGGTGTTCTCCAGCACGATCGGTCGCTGCAGGGCGAAGAACGGCGAGCCAAGGTCGACGAGACGGATGCCTTCCGCCGGGTCACCAGATGCGGCCGACGCGATCACCGGGGCCAGTCGCGCGTCGACCTTCGCATAGAGAGCCGGGTCGGCCCCCTCCGAGTCGACCTGGACGAGCGGCCCCTCGCTGCAGAGCCTCAGGCAGCCGACCTCCCGGAGCCGGACCCGGCCGGCCAGGCCCCGGTCGGCGATGGCCCCCGCGATCGCGTCCCGGACGCCCCCGGCCCCCGAGCCGAGGCAGCTCGCGGCGAGGCAGACCCTCACCTCGACGGGGAGCCGGCCGGCTCGCTCCGATTCGGCCAGTGCGATCAGTTCCTCAAGGTCCATGGCCCACCCATCCCTTCAGGCGATCGGCGACCTCCTCGGCCGAGACGTGGCCCGCCACCTCCCCGTCGAATACAACGAGCGGCGCCAGGCCGCAGGAGCCGATGCAGCGGGCCGTCTCCAGGGTGATCCGGCCGTCCGGCGTCGTCTCGCCCGCCCGGGCCCCGGCCGACTGCTCGGCGACCGCCAGCACCCGCTCCGCCCCCTTCACGTAGCAGGCGGTGCCGGTGCAGACGGTGCACGTGTGATCGCCCCGGGGGGTCAGCCGGAAGAGGTGGTAGAACGTCGCCACGCCGTAGACCCGGCTCGGCGGCAGCCCCAGTCCCCGGGAGACGTAGCGGAGCACGTCGTCATCGAGGACGCCGAAGACCTGCTGCGACCGGTGCAGGACCTCGATCAGCGAATCCTGCCGGAACCGCTGCCGCTTCAGCTCCTCGTCGACGAGGCGGAAGCGCCCGTCTCCGCCCGGGTGCCCGGTCTCGGCCGAGCAGGCCGGCCTCGTCTGCCGCCGGACCGGCTTGTCCACGGTGACGCCCCCCCGTGCGCCGAGGACGACTCAGGTCGTCGCCTCGGTGCCCGTGTAATCGACCAGTGTCTTGATGTAATTCGCCCGCTCGAACGCCTCGGGGTCGGGGGCATTGATCTGGCTGATGCTGCCCTTCATCTGCGCCACGGAGGTATAGTCCCGCTCCTCCAGCCAGGACCGGGTGCCGTCGATCATCGCCCGGAGGTGGCCGATCCCCCGCGTGTACAGGGCCGAGGCGACCATGGTCACGTCGGCCCCGGCCAGGAGCAGCTTGAGCACGTCTTCATGGGTGTGGACGCCGGTGGTCGCGGCGAGCGAGGCGCGGACCCTCCCGTACAGGACGGCGATCCAGCGCATCGGCAGGCGGACCTCGTCGCTGGTGCTCAGCACGAGCCGGGGGGCGACGCGGAGGGTCTCCAGGTCGATGTCCGGCTGGTAGAAGCGGTTGAACATCACCAGGCCGCTCGCCCCGGCCCCGGCCAGGCGGACCGCCAGGTTCGGCAGGGCGCTGAAGTAGGGGCCGATCTTCACCGCGACCGGGATCGTGACCGACTTGCAGACCTCGGAGACCAGCTCAAGGTCCCTGGCCTCGACGGCCGGGCCGTCCTCGTGGGAATCGGTGACGACCCGGTAGACGTTCAGTTCCAGCGCGTCGGCGCCGGCGTCCTGGATAAGCTTCGCATAGCGGATCCAGCCGCCGGAGGAGGTCCCGTTAAGGCTGCCGATCACGGGGACCGCGAGCGACCGCTTGGCGGACTCGACGAGCCGGAGGTACGCCTCCGGGCCGGAGTTGGAGTCGTCCATGTCGGGGAAGACGGAGAGGGCCTCCGGGAACTTGTCCGAGGTGAACTCGTAGAACTCGTGGACGGCCATCTGGTCGTGGACGATCTGCTCCTCGAACAGCGAGGGGAGGACGACGGCCGAGGCGCCGGCGTCCTCCATCCGCCGGAGGTTGTCTCGGTCGAAGCCCAGCGAGCAGGCCGAGACGACGACCGGATGGGCGAGATCCAGGCCCAGGTACCGGGTGCTGAGGTCGACGCTCATGAGACCACCCCC carries:
- a CDS encoding acyl-CoA dehydrogenase family protein, with translation MKTETEQSGPDAPNFVESALRLGGKSDQEARSTASIDRADDQVEDLFEPGHRTADSPIHRVVWDRGVPIDLFLPGEPGASPRCERVMDRSLEVVRRHKGGGTLLGPDGKIAGAVLDDLAAVGYWGLLIDPEYGGTGAPFAAFARFLTRMSTLEPMIAGLASVHGCIGAVDPLRAFGTPEQRRRLLPPLARGDRLSGFALTEPGAGSDLTALRTRAEPDGDDYVVDGEKLFITNAVPGRTIGLVCRIDDRPAVMIADLPDREDEHFQLVRYGIFALRQAHNNGLRFRAFRVPGENLLRPTRGDGLTIAYHGLNRGRVALCATAAGTMRKMLADLVPWARFRRTYGEPIAGRELVRRRIGRLAALIAGCDALVDWCARLLDEGYRGEMECIVAKIFGSEAQKDAAIELDMKTHGGRAFLRGHRFGENVHDYLAPCIYEGEGEMLGLAFFKSLIKEHGKAYFEPIGRAVREAGIRSPDPMNPAHAWAMRRALAPYAGWWAGQHLGRRRRTALPDLPANLAAHARFALDELHRSRLEISATMARHQLRLADRQCRMAELSRRVQGLVVILATSLWAGRQQDVLVRAAADVLCRELRRAHTGRRPSDDDYRAVTTLGEAIARGGYAPLDGIEADEIRMPYPQDGGTRPTGGPAPSASE
- a CDS encoding ACP S-malonyltransferase; the encoded protein is MRVRPSNGIRRDALAGIIRRTRPSELPAERPTGPEGHRLIPRGDAGDLSADRIATAAFAFRGYDVSNQGRSHELLGHRAYGPVFRAVLEEASAIGSEALGVKLDLVGRVRDREPSTLATYAQDAATIVAVEVAQLRLLEEFFGVPLARAGLGFGYSVGEVSALIGAGVYRMDQLLPVLLGFAEDSAALVAETTMGILFTRGPDLPFEEVERTCRMISGEGGGLIGPSAFLSPNAALLIGQGDTVGRFGRAMAGELSVEASLRCRPNRWPPLHTPLVWRRSIPNRAAVALHSVAGGTREPSLPLVSCVTGEASYTHWNSRQLLVEWTDHPQRLWDVIDHTLSSGIRLVVHVGPDPTLIPATFKRLGDNVIEHMRARRLERLGRTVIPGLGRHTWLTRMLPAGASVLRAPFVHHLILEDWLLERDVP
- a CDS encoding hydrogenase maturation protease, producing the protein MATPSSATGPILVVGYGNRLRRDDAVGPMAAEEVARRGVPGVVAVSSHQLLPELAEQVASARVAIFVDARLADGRAGIRVVPIRPSESPLPIGHMGDPRRLLALAREVFGTSPRAWLVTVPATDLSTGEGLSPAAASGLREALGRIDGLLDAEGLAPSARRHRP
- a CDS encoding Ni/Fe hydrogenase subunit alpha, encoding MGERILIDPVTRIEGHAKISIHLNDDHSVADARFHVGEFRGFEKFCEGRPLWEMPGLTARICGICPVSHLIASARAGDAILAATVPPAAEQLRRLMNLAQIVQSHALSFFHLSGPDLLLGFDADPSRRNLLGLAVADREAALRGIRLRQFGQEIIELLGGKRIHPSWCVPGGVRSALSSEGRAHIKARLPEAKEAARYALDRMKGLIDTFSDETASFGNFPTLYLGLVAADGAWEHYGGRVRVLDADGAVLVDGFEAGAYREFIGEAVQPDSYLKSPYFRPLGHPGGMYRVGPLARLNLCERMGTPLADAELVEYRQRGGRIVSSSFWYHYARLIEIMAGVELIERLIDDPGLGAGRLRAEAGINAPGGVGVGEAPRGTLFHHYEVDEDGLVRSVNLIIATGQNNLAMNATVAQIARRYISGPAIPEGVLNRLEAGIRAFDPCLSCSTHALGQMPMVVRLVGPDGSILDEARRD
- the hoxU gene encoding bidirectional hydrogenase complex protein HoxU gives rise to the protein MAVTTLTLDGALISAREGQTILHAARDAGVRIPTLCDLDGLTPVGACRLCLVEVDGRLVPSCVTRAAEGMEVSTATDRLREYRRMILELLFAERNHVCSVCVANGDCELQDLAMELGVDHVRYEYLDPPCEVDASHDRYGLDHNRCILCTRCVRVCDEIEGAHTWDVAGRGTRSRVITDLHQPWGESGTCTSCGKCVMACPTGALFHRGSSVAENIHDRERLHDLVTAREEGRWGV
- the nuoF gene encoding NADH-quinone oxidoreductase subunit NuoF — encoded protein: MDLEELIALAESERAGRLPVEVRVCLAASCLGSGAGGVRDAIAGAIADRGLAGRVRLREVGCLRLCSEGPLVQVDSEGADPALYAKVDARLAPVIASAASGDPAEGIRLVDLGSPFFALQRPIVLENTGVVEPERIESSLAAGAYRSLHHALHELGPEGMIAEVTRSGLRGRGGAGYPTGLKWATVAKMPPGPKYVVCNADEGDPGAFMDRSVMESDPHRVLEGMAIAALAVGADRGYIYVRGEYPLAIARLDTAIRQARRLGLLGSMIFDSPFNFRVDLRIGAGAFVCGEETALMQSIEGRRGQPRPRPPYPAESGLWGCPTLINNVETFANIPAIIREGSDWFSAIGTEGSKGTKVFALAGKVRNSGLVEVPMGLPLRTIVDQIGGGAPEGSTTKAVQTGGPSGGCIPSGLFDTPVEYEALKALGSIMGSGGMIVMDQDDDMVGIARFFMKFCMDESCGKCVPCRAGTVQLYRMLDRIERGVAPAGELGRLEALCDLVKHASLCGLGQAAPNPVLSTLRFFRHEYESRLVSPDGDGARAPTPR
- the hoxE gene encoding bidirectional hydrogenase complex protein HoxE produces the protein MDKPVRRQTRPACSAETGHPGGDGRFRLVDEELKRQRFRQDSLIEVLHRSQQVFGVLDDDVLRYVSRGLGLPPSRVYGVATFYHLFRLTPRGDHTCTVCTGTACYVKGAERVLAVAEQSAGARAGETTPDGRITLETARCIGSCGLAPLVVFDGEVAGHVSAEEVADRLKGWVGHGP
- a CDS encoding dihydroorotate dehydrogenase-like protein encodes the protein MSVDLSTRYLGLDLAHPVVVSACSLGFDRDNLRRMEDAGASAVVLPSLFEEQIVHDQMAVHEFYEFTSDKFPEALSVFPDMDDSNSGPEAYLRLVESAKRSLAVPVIGSLNGTSSGGWIRYAKLIQDAGADALELNVYRVVTDSHEDGPAVEARDLELVSEVCKSVTIPVAVKIGPYFSALPNLAVRLAGAGASGLVMFNRFYQPDIDLETLRVAPRLVLSTSDEVRLPMRWIAVLYGRVRASLAATTGVHTHEDVLKLLLAGADVTMVASALYTRGIGHLRAMIDGTRSWLEERDYTSVAQMKGSISQINAPDPEAFERANYIKTLVDYTGTEATT